The following coding sequences lie in one Sphingomonas sp. M1-B02 genomic window:
- the ppc gene encoding phosphoenolpyruvate carboxylase, producing MASLAIANNPDIRFLGRLLGDVIRAYGGEELFKRIEYIRATSVDRHRGVAGAAAIDPGLDRLTLDEMLDFVRGFMLFSMLANLAEDRQGVATEKDADVAAALKRLEAEGIGHDTVMALLDHALIVPVLTAHPTEVRRKSMIDHKNRIAELMALKDLGRDETEDGDKVEEAILRQIALLWQTRVLRREKLGVADEVETALSYLRDVFLPVLPALYARWDRALGERAPSFLRAGSWIGGDRDGNPFVTAESMRLALARSAETVLVYYMDSVHALGAELSISTEHTPVSDAVLKLAEASHDKGKSRQDEPYRQALSGIYARLSATHEKLTGKRAPRPAPLTAEAYAGPGDFREELVAIARGLAAEEGGPLASGGALGRLIRAVETFGFHLATLDMRQNSAVHEKVVAELLKAAGVCDDYLALDEDARVATLRHELQSPRLLTSPYADYSEETASELAIVKAAAEAHARYGRQCITHYIVSMAQSVSDLLEVHILLKEAGLYLPGENPQAHIMAIPLFETIADLQGAPAIMGAWLGLPEVSAIAAGRGHQEVMIGYSDSNKDGGYLTSTWQLSRGSTALKPVFEKANLGMQLFHGRGGAVGRGGGSSFSAILAQPRGTVQGRIRITEQGEVIAAKYGTRASAMTNLEAMASATLLASLEPEKLAPADAARFAAAMDQLSETAFKAYRGLVYETEGFRTFFRQATPIAEIAGLKIGSRPASRKKSDAIEDLRAIPWVFSWSQARIMLPGWYGVGAALEAFEDKGLLREMAAGWPFFASALANMEMVLAKSDMDVARHYAALVEDEGLRDGIFTRIRDGWQATHDGLLSVTRQTRLLEKHPGLETSIRLRLPYIEPLNLLQIELLKRHRAGEDDARIGEGILLSINAIATALRNSG from the coding sequence ATGGCAAGCCTGGCGATCGCAAACAACCCGGACATCCGCTTCCTGGGTCGGCTCCTCGGTGACGTGATCCGCGCTTATGGCGGCGAGGAGCTGTTCAAGCGCATCGAATATATCCGCGCCACCTCGGTCGATCGCCATCGCGGCGTCGCCGGCGCCGCCGCGATCGATCCGGGCCTCGATCGCCTCACGCTCGACGAGATGCTCGATTTCGTCCGCGGCTTCATGCTCTTCTCGATGCTCGCCAACCTCGCCGAGGATCGCCAGGGCGTCGCGACCGAGAAGGATGCCGACGTCGCGGCGGCGCTCAAGCGCCTCGAGGCCGAGGGGATCGGCCATGACACGGTGATGGCGCTGCTCGATCATGCGCTGATCGTGCCCGTGCTGACCGCGCACCCCACCGAAGTGCGCCGCAAATCGATGATCGACCATAAGAACCGGATCGCCGAGCTGATGGCGCTCAAGGATCTGGGGCGCGACGAGACCGAGGATGGCGACAAGGTCGAGGAAGCGATCCTCCGCCAGATCGCCTTGCTGTGGCAGACCCGCGTACTCCGCCGCGAGAAACTGGGCGTCGCCGACGAAGTCGAGACCGCGCTTTCCTATCTGCGCGACGTGTTCCTGCCCGTGCTCCCAGCGCTGTACGCCCGCTGGGATCGTGCGCTGGGCGAGCGCGCGCCGAGCTTCCTGCGCGCCGGCTCGTGGATCGGCGGCGACCGCGACGGCAATCCCTTCGTCACCGCCGAATCGATGCGACTGGCGCTGGCGCGCTCGGCCGAGACGGTGCTGGTTTACTATATGGACTCGGTCCACGCACTCGGCGCCGAGCTGTCGATCTCGACCGAGCATACACCGGTGAGCGACGCGGTTCTCAAGCTGGCCGAAGCCAGCCACGACAAGGGCAAGAGCCGCCAGGACGAGCCCTATCGCCAGGCGCTGTCGGGAATCTACGCCCGCCTCTCGGCGACCCATGAGAAGCTGACCGGTAAGCGCGCGCCCCGGCCCGCCCCGCTAACCGCCGAAGCCTATGCAGGACCCGGCGACTTTCGCGAAGAACTGGTCGCGATCGCCCGCGGCCTCGCCGCCGAGGAGGGCGGACCGCTGGCAAGCGGCGGCGCGCTCGGCCGATTGATCCGCGCGGTCGAGACCTTCGGCTTCCATCTCGCCACGCTCGACATGCGCCAGAACAGCGCGGTGCATGAGAAGGTAGTAGCCGAATTGCTCAAGGCCGCGGGCGTCTGCGACGACTATCTCGCGCTCGACGAGGATGCGCGCGTCGCGACGCTGCGCCATGAGCTGCAGAGCCCGCGCCTGCTGACCAGCCCCTATGCCGATTATTCGGAAGAGACCGCCTCCGAACTGGCGATCGTCAAGGCCGCCGCCGAGGCGCACGCCCGCTACGGGCGCCAGTGCATCACCCATTATATCGTCTCGATGGCGCAGTCGGTCTCGGACCTGCTCGAAGTCCATATCCTCCTCAAGGAAGCCGGCCTCTATCTACCGGGCGAAAATCCCCAGGCGCATATCATGGCGATCCCCTTGTTCGAGACGATCGCCGATCTCCAGGGCGCGCCGGCGATCATGGGAGCATGGCTCGGCCTCCCCGAAGTCTCGGCCATCGCCGCGGGCCGTGGGCATCAGGAAGTGATGATCGGCTATTCCGATTCGAACAAGGATGGGGGGTATCTCACCTCCACCTGGCAGCTCAGCCGCGGCTCGACCGCGCTGAAACCGGTGTTCGAGAAGGCCAATCTCGGCATGCAGCTGTTCCACGGCCGCGGCGGCGCGGTCGGGCGCGGCGGTGGATCGTCCTTTTCGGCGATCCTCGCCCAGCCGCGCGGCACCGTGCAGGGCCGCATCCGCATCACCGAGCAGGGCGAAGTGATCGCCGCCAAATATGGCACCCGCGCCAGCGCGATGACCAATTTGGAGGCGATGGCATCGGCGACGCTGCTCGCCAGCCTCGAGCCTGAGAAGCTCGCCCCGGCCGATGCCGCCCGCTTCGCCGCGGCGATGGACCAGCTCTCCGAGACGGCGTTCAAGGCCTATCGCGGGCTGGTCTACGAGACCGAGGGCTTCCGCACCTTCTTCCGCCAGGCCACCCCGATCGCCGAGATCGCCGGGCTCAAGATCGGTTCGCGCCCCGCCAGCCGCAAGAAATCCGACGCGATCGAGGATCTGCGCGCGATTCCCTGGGTGTTCAGCTGGTCGCAGGCGCGGATCATGCTGCCCGGTTGGTACGGCGTCGGCGCCGCGCTGGAGGCATTCGAGGACAAGGGGCTGCTGCGCGAAATGGCCGCGGGCTGGCCCTTCTTCGCCTCGGCGCTCGCCAATATGGAGATGGTGCTCGCCAAGTCCGATATGGACGTCGCGCGCCATTATGCCGCCTTGGTCGAGGATGAGGGTCTTCGCGACGGCATCTTCACCCGCATCCGCGACGGATGGCAGGCGACGCACGACGGGCTGCTTAGCGTCACCCGCCAGACCCGGCTGCTGGAAAAGCATCCCGGCCTGGAGACCTCGATCCGCCTGCGCCTGCCCTATATCGAGCCGCTCAACCTGCTCCAGATCGAACTGCTCAAGCGACACCGCGCCGGCGAGGACGATGCGCGGATCGGCGAGGGCATCCTCCTCTCGATCAACGCCATCGCCACGGCGCTCCGCAACTCGGGCTAG
- a CDS encoding L,D-transpeptidase family protein: MPIPKLGRAAFAAAGLLATAGPARMQSPGGSSQSPERPMLVVIDIATQRLIAYRGGVPIATSAVSTGKPGHRTPTGVFTILQKAAKHRSNIYSNAPMPFMQRLTWQGIALHGGALPGYPASHGCIRLPHAFASQLFQQTRLGMTVVVIDQRQGSRPARGPQRGERAYWRPDLATSGPVSIVVSGADRRMIVLRNGVQIGSAPVAFDGTIERAQAYVLEDRNRWSRIPLPGDAAAMPVAAHPAGDDSAEADPFRQALAEVVGPGTTMLVVPDSLADGIGALPPPVRDFEDDRVLAAWRADDEVTGGR; this comes from the coding sequence TTGCCGATCCCGAAGCTTGGCCGCGCAGCCTTCGCCGCCGCCGGGTTGCTCGCCACCGCCGGACCCGCACGGATGCAGTCCCCGGGAGGCTCCAGCCAGTCCCCCGAGAGACCGATGCTGGTGGTGATCGATATCGCGACCCAGCGGCTGATCGCCTATCGCGGCGGGGTGCCGATCGCGACATCGGCCGTATCGACGGGCAAGCCGGGGCATCGCACGCCCACCGGGGTGTTCACCATCCTGCAAAAGGCGGCCAAGCACCGCTCGAATATCTACAGCAACGCGCCGATGCCCTTCATGCAGCGGCTGACCTGGCAGGGCATCGCCCTGCACGGCGGAGCGCTGCCCGGCTATCCGGCGTCGCACGGCTGCATCCGCCTGCCCCACGCCTTCGCCAGCCAGTTGTTCCAGCAAACTCGACTCGGCATGACCGTGGTGGTGATCGACCAGCGACAGGGGTCTCGCCCCGCGCGCGGCCCGCAGCGCGGCGAACGCGCTTACTGGCGCCCCGATCTCGCGACCAGCGGCCCGGTTTCGATCGTCGTCAGCGGCGCCGATCGACGGATGATCGTGCTGCGAAACGGAGTCCAGATCGGCTCGGCGCCGGTCGCCTTCGACGGGACGATCGAGCGCGCGCAAGCCTATGTCTTGGAGGACCGCAATCGCTGGTCGCGGATTCCCCTTCCAGGCGACGCGGCGGCAATGCCGGTGGCGGCGCATCCGGCCGGCGATGACTCCGCGGAGGCCGACCCGTTCCGCCAGGCGCTTGCCGAGGTGGTCGGGCCGGGCACGACGATGCTGGTCGTGCCCGACAGCCTGGCCGACGGGATCGGCGCGCTGCCGCCCCCGGTACGGGATTTCGAGGATGACCGGGTGCTCGCGGCGTGGCGCGCCGATGATGAGGTGACCGGAGGGCGTTGA
- a CDS encoding oxygenase MpaB family protein has translation MNPAAHAAHTLKSALIGQVRAVFNDKAKGERPVVRRDDGLFGPHSVVWRVHGDVTTMMVGGVTALLLQMLHPAVLAGVWDHSNFRTDMIGRLRRTARFIAVTTYGSRDDADAIIEKVRRVHTHVHGVLPDGRPYTAGDPDLLAWVHVTEAVSFLDAWIRYAEPGMSLADQDRYFNEFAVIGERLGGAPVPHSRAEAEALIASMRGELVADARTREVARLVLDQPAPSLAVRPFQALTFQAAVDLLPDWARRMHGLPSAGLATPALRIGTRGVRNTLRWAFR, from the coding sequence ATGAACCCCGCCGCCCACGCTGCGCATACGCTCAAGAGCGCCCTAATCGGCCAGGTCCGCGCCGTGTTCAACGACAAGGCGAAGGGCGAGCGCCCGGTGGTACGCCGCGACGACGGCCTGTTCGGCCCGCACTCGGTGGTGTGGCGCGTGCATGGCGACGTGACGACGATGATGGTCGGCGGGGTGACGGCGCTGTTGCTGCAGATGCTCCACCCGGCGGTGCTGGCGGGGGTCTGGGACCATAGCAATTTCCGCACCGACATGATCGGCCGGCTGCGCCGTACCGCGCGCTTCATCGCCGTCACGACGTATGGATCGCGCGACGATGCCGATGCGATCATCGAGAAGGTGCGCCGGGTGCACACCCATGTCCACGGCGTGCTTCCCGACGGTCGGCCTTACACCGCGGGCGATCCGGATCTGCTCGCCTGGGTGCATGTGACCGAGGCTGTGAGCTTCCTCGATGCCTGGATCCGCTATGCCGAGCCGGGGATGAGCCTGGCCGATCAGGACCGCTATTTCAATGAGTTCGCGGTGATCGGCGAACGACTTGGGGGCGCGCCGGTGCCCCATAGCCGCGCCGAGGCGGAGGCGCTGATCGCGTCGATGCGCGGCGAGCTGGTCGCCGATGCCCGCACACGCGAAGTGGCGCGGCTGGTGCTCGATCAGCCCGCACCCAGCCTGGCAGTGCGGCCGTTTCAGGCGCTCACCTTCCAGGCGGCAGTCGACCTGCTGCCCGATTGGGCGCGGCGGATGCATGGACTTCCGAGTGCGGGGCTGGCGACCCCGGCGCTGCGCATCGGCACGCGGGGGGTACGGAATACCTTGCGCTGGGCGTTTCGCTAG
- the gyrB gene encoding DNA topoisomerase (ATP-hydrolyzing) subunit B, with the protein MLGMATNDDQTPENLPNANAYGADSIKVLKGLDAVRKRPGMYIGDTDDGSGLHHMVFEVSDNAIDEALAGHCDRIIIQLNADGSVSVEDNGRGIPTGIHSEEGVSAAEVIMTQLHAGGKFENTSDDNAYKVSGGLHGVGVSVVNALSEWLDLNIWRDGEEHYMRFAHGDAVAPLKVLGPAPEGKKGTRVTFLASPQTFKITEYDFEKLEHRYRELAFLNSGVRLLMRDARHEEVKEVELYYEGGIAAFVKYLDRNKVPLMPEPVAISGTRDDVTIDVALEWNDSYYENVLAFTNNIPQRDGGTHLAAFRAALTRTLNNYAEKSGAMKKEKVSLTGDDMREGLTAIVSVKLPDPKFSSQTKDKLVSSEVRQPLESLMADKLAEWLEENPQTARQIIQKVIDAAAAREAAKKARELTRRKGVMDIASLPGKLADCQERDPAKSELFLVEGDSAGGSAKQGRDRHFQAILPLRGKILNVERARFDRMLGSREIGTLIQAMGTGIGRDDFNVEKLRYHKIVIMTDADVDGAHIRTLLLTFFYRQMPEIITNGHLYIAQPPLYKATKGRSEVYLKDDSALDQYLVDAGVGGNVLETANGARSGEDLRELVEHARRMRTLMRYVPRRYDPMIIEVLGLGGGLDPAASRETRAESLTTVVTRLDAADQDARWSARVTEDGGYHFERRWRGVTDHHIVEAAFLISAEARKLHALAVEQAPSYLMPSKLVPSKAVAATEAEAAVALAEAEEGEEPVAIAKGQTLVSRPSQLLDAILAAGRKGLAIQRYKGLGEMNAEQLWETTLDPQNRSMLVVQVDQADVADAIFTQLMGDVVEPRRDFIQQNALSVANLDV; encoded by the coding sequence ATGCTGGGCATGGCAACGAACGACGATCAGACTCCCGAAAACCTCCCCAACGCAAACGCCTACGGCGCCGACAGTATCAAGGTCCTGAAGGGCCTCGACGCGGTCCGCAAACGCCCGGGCATGTATATCGGCGATACCGACGACGGCTCGGGCCTCCACCACATGGTGTTCGAGGTGTCGGACAATGCGATCGACGAGGCGCTGGCCGGGCATTGCGACCGGATCATCATCCAGCTCAACGCCGACGGATCGGTGAGCGTCGAGGATAATGGCCGCGGCATCCCCACCGGCATCCACAGCGAGGAAGGCGTGTCGGCCGCCGAGGTCATCATGACCCAGCTCCACGCCGGCGGTAAGTTCGAGAATACCTCCGACGACAATGCCTACAAGGTCTCCGGCGGCCTCCACGGCGTCGGCGTTTCGGTGGTCAACGCGCTCAGCGAGTGGCTCGATCTCAACATCTGGCGCGACGGGGAAGAGCATTATATGCGCTTTGCCCATGGCGATGCCGTCGCACCGCTGAAGGTACTGGGGCCAGCGCCCGAGGGCAAGAAGGGCACGCGCGTTACCTTCCTCGCCAGCCCGCAGACCTTCAAGATCACCGAATATGATTTCGAGAAGCTCGAGCATCGCTATCGCGAGCTTGCCTTCCTGAACTCGGGCGTCCGACTGCTGATGCGCGACGCGCGGCACGAGGAGGTCAAGGAAGTCGAGCTCTATTATGAAGGCGGGATCGCCGCGTTCGTCAAATATCTCGATCGCAACAAGGTGCCGTTGATGCCCGAGCCGGTGGCGATTTCGGGCACCCGCGACGACGTGACGATCGACGTCGCGCTCGAGTGGAACGACAGCTATTACGAGAATGTCCTCGCCTTCACCAACAACATCCCCCAGCGCGACGGCGGCACCCATCTCGCCGCGTTCCGCGCCGCGCTGACCCGCACGCTCAACAATTATGCCGAGAAATCGGGCGCGATGAAGAAGGAGAAGGTCAGCCTCACCGGCGACGACATGCGCGAGGGACTTACCGCGATCGTCTCGGTCAAGCTGCCCGATCCCAAGTTCAGCTCGCAGACCAAGGACAAGCTGGTCTCGTCCGAGGTCCGCCAGCCGCTCGAAAGCCTGATGGCCGACAAGCTGGCGGAATGGCTCGAGGAAAATCCGCAGACCGCGCGCCAGATCATCCAGAAGGTGATCGACGCCGCCGCCGCGCGCGAGGCCGCCAAGAAGGCGCGCGAGCTCACCCGGCGCAAGGGGGTGATGGACATCGCCTCGCTCCCCGGCAAGCTCGCCGACTGCCAGGAGCGCGATCCCGCCAAGTCCGAACTGTTCCTGGTCGAGGGCGACTCCGCCGGCGGCTCCGCCAAGCAGGGCCGCGACCGCCATTTCCAGGCGATCCTGCCCTTGCGCGGCAAGATCCTCAACGTCGAGCGCGCGCGCTTCGATCGCATGCTCGGGTCTCGCGAGATCGGCACACTGATCCAGGCGATGGGCACCGGCATCGGCCGCGACGACTTCAACGTCGAGAAGCTGCGCTACCACAAGATCGTCATCATGACCGACGCCGACGTCGACGGCGCGCATATCCGCACGCTGCTGCTGACCTTCTTCTATCGCCAGATGCCCGAGATCATCACCAACGGCCATCTCTACATCGCCCAGCCGCCGCTCTACAAAGCCACCAAGGGCCGCTCGGAAGTCTATCTGAAGGACGATTCGGCGCTCGACCAATATCTGGTCGATGCCGGGGTCGGCGGGAATGTGCTGGAGACCGCCAATGGTGCGCGCAGCGGCGAGGATCTGCGCGAACTGGTCGAGCATGCCCGCCGCATGCGGACGCTGATGCGCTACGTCCCGCGGCGCTACGATCCGATGATCATCGAAGTGCTGGGCTTGGGCGGCGGGCTCGATCCCGCGGCATCGCGCGAAACGCGCGCGGAGAGCCTGACGACCGTGGTCACCCGCCTCGACGCGGCGGACCAGGACGCACGCTGGTCGGCGCGTGTGACCGAAGATGGCGGCTATCATTTCGAGCGGCGCTGGCGCGGCGTCACCGATCATCACATCGTCGAGGCGGCATTCCTGATCTCCGCCGAGGCTCGCAAGCTCCACGCGCTCGCGGTGGAGCAGGCGCCAAGCTATCTGATGCCGTCCAAACTGGTCCCGTCCAAGGCAGTCGCGGCCACCGAAGCGGAGGCAGCCGTGGCTTTGGCCGAAGCCGAAGAAGGCGAGGAGCCTGTCGCGATCGCCAAGGGCCAGACTCTGGTCTCGCGCCCGAGCCAGCTGCTCGACGCGATCCTGGCGGCCGGCCGCAAGGGCCTCGCGATCCAGCGCTACAAGGGCCTCGGCGAGATGAACGCCGAGCAGCTCTGGGAAACCACGCTCGATCCGCAGAACCGCTCGATGCTGGTCGTGCAGGTCGACCAGGCCGACGTCGCCGACGCGATCTTCACGCAGCTGATGGGCGATGTGGTGGAGCCGCGCCGCGACTTCATCCAGCAGAATGCGCTGAGCGTCGCGAATTTGGACGTGTAA
- a CDS encoding TspO/MBR family protein: MTSAAKSNPSTGLSKTAAAGIVAGVLGASMLLGMRNAPAPFHPGIRRWYKRLAKPSYTPPDPVFGGAWPLLSTSFAVGGYRLLRAPSSPARNVAAGLWLANAGMIGGWTEIFFRRHDLNASTAAAGAMAVGTGAYVVTAWKVDRVAAATAVPLVAWLGFATLLTERIRERNPAFDGVRDSRSPNPSLD, translated from the coding sequence ATGACTTCCGCAGCCAAGTCCAATCCCTCGACAGGCCTTTCCAAAACCGCCGCCGCCGGCATCGTGGCCGGCGTCCTCGGCGCAAGCATGCTGCTCGGCATGCGCAACGCGCCCGCGCCGTTCCATCCCGGCATCCGGCGCTGGTACAAGCGACTGGCGAAACCGTCTTATACCCCGCCCGACCCGGTGTTCGGCGGTGCCTGGCCGCTCCTGTCGACCAGCTTCGCGGTGGGCGGATATCGCTTGTTGCGGGCGCCATCGAGCCCGGCGCGGAATGTGGCCGCGGGGCTCTGGCTGGCCAACGCCGGCATGATCGGCGGCTGGACCGAGATATTCTTCCGCCGCCACGATCTGAACGCCAGCACCGCGGCGGCGGGTGCGATGGCGGTGGGCACGGGTGCCTATGTCGTGACTGCGTGGAAGGTCGATCGTGTCGCGGCTGCAACCGCCGTCCCGCTCGTGGCCTGGCTGGGCTTCGCCACCTTGCTGACCGAACGCATCCGGGAGCGCAATCCGGCCTTCGACGGCGTGAGAGATTCACGTTCGCCGAATCCGTCCCTAGACTGA
- the recF gene encoding DNA replication/repair protein RecF (All proteins in this family for which functions are known are DNA-binding proteins that assist the filamentation of RecA onto DNA for the initiation of recombination or recombinational repair.): MAVTRLVLTDFRNHGDAVLTPGRGFVVLTGENGAGKTNILEAVSLLAPGRGLRRAPLSEMARQGGSGGFGVAAALDDVEIGTGVQPDAPERRLVRVNGAARAAAVLAEWVTILWLTPAMDRLFVEGPSDRRRFLDRLTLALNPGHAHHATRYEAAMRQRNRLLAGDAPPEPEWLSALEARMAEHGAMLDAARRETVALLGARLAAQPEGPFARAGLVLEGWTGDAAALAQALRDGRRRDVAAGRTLAGPHRVDLLVTHLGKAQPAQLCSTGEQKALLLGIVLAHAELVGERTGRAPILLLDEVAAHLDPSRRTALFERLAGKGQVWMTGTEAALFAAVPDDATRYRVTQGLIESV, encoded by the coding sequence ATGGCCGTCACGCGTCTCGTCCTGACCGATTTCCGCAACCATGGCGACGCCGTGTTGACGCCCGGCCGCGGCTTCGTGGTGCTGACGGGCGAGAATGGCGCCGGCAAGACCAACATCCTGGAAGCCGTGTCGCTGCTCGCGCCGGGGCGCGGCCTGCGCCGTGCACCGCTGAGCGAGATGGCGCGCCAGGGCGGCAGCGGCGGGTTCGGGGTCGCCGCCGCGCTTGATGATGTCGAGATCGGCACCGGCGTGCAGCCCGATGCGCCCGAACGGCGGCTGGTCCGCGTCAACGGCGCGGCCCGCGCGGCGGCGGTGCTTGCCGAATGGGTGACCATCCTGTGGCTGACCCCGGCGATGGACCGGCTGTTCGTCGAGGGTCCGAGCGACCGCCGGCGCTTCCTCGACCGGCTGACCCTGGCGCTGAACCCCGGCCATGCCCACCACGCGACGCGCTACGAAGCCGCGATGCGCCAGCGCAACCGCCTGCTCGCCGGAGACGCGCCGCCCGAGCCCGAATGGCTTTCGGCGCTCGAGGCGCGGATGGCGGAGCATGGCGCGATGCTCGACGCCGCTCGCCGCGAGACCGTCGCCCTCCTCGGCGCCCGGCTCGCGGCGCAGCCCGAGGGTCCCTTCGCGCGTGCCGGGCTGGTCCTCGAGGGCTGGACGGGTGACGCTGCCGCGCTTGCCCAGGCGTTGCGGGACGGTCGGCGGCGCGATGTCGCCGCCGGGCGTACGCTTGCCGGCCCGCACCGTGTCGATCTGCTCGTCACGCATCTCGGCAAGGCGCAGCCTGCCCAGCTCTGCTCGACCGGCGAGCAGAAGGCGTTGCTGCTCGGCATCGTCCTCGCCCATGCCGAGCTCGTCGGCGAGCGCACCGGCCGCGCGCCGATCCTGCTGCTCGACGAGGTCGCCGCGCATCTCGACCCCAGCCGCCGCACCGCCTTGTTCGAACGGCTCGCCGGCAAGGGGCAGGTCTGGATGACAGGCACCGAGGCGGCATTGTTCGCAGCGGTGCCGGACGATGCGACACGATATCGGGTGACGCAGGGGCTGATCGAATCAGTCTAG
- a CDS encoding Coq4 family protein, giving the protein MATQASQAINPGIPLKREWGTALSALRRLLANGDDTEQVFRIMRALNGDVTQRNYRKLLTMPGGGRLAYQRIELAERLSDRAWIDSFPEGTVGAAYRAFLDATGYSAKGLAEVSVNAIGDAGLEMEHPYAWMGRRERDIHDLWHITTGYKADEHLGEACLVAFSYAQTGGLGWAMIAVGAALKSIRITGKLDFAKAVIEGYRCGKRAVWLHGEDYETLLAEPIDAARRRLNITPPVQYRVAQASLAAAGLTGI; this is encoded by the coding sequence ATGGCTACCCAGGCATCCCAGGCGATCAACCCAGGCATCCCGCTCAAGCGCGAATGGGGCACTGCGCTCTCCGCGCTGCGCCGGTTGCTCGCGAACGGCGACGATACCGAGCAGGTTTTCCGGATCATGCGCGCGCTCAACGGCGACGTCACCCAGCGCAATTACCGCAAGCTGCTGACGATGCCCGGCGGCGGACGCCTCGCCTATCAGCGCATCGAGCTTGCCGAACGGCTCTCGGACCGCGCGTGGATCGACAGCTTCCCCGAAGGAACGGTGGGCGCCGCCTACCGTGCCTTTCTCGACGCCACCGGCTATTCGGCGAAGGGCCTGGCCGAGGTCAGCGTCAACGCGATCGGCGATGCCGGGCTCGAGATGGAGCATCCCTATGCCTGGATGGGCCGGCGCGAGCGCGACATCCATGATCTGTGGCACATCACCACCGGCTACAAGGCCGACGAGCATCTGGGCGAAGCGTGCCTCGTCGCTTTCTCCTATGCACAGACCGGCGGTCTCGGCTGGGCGATGATCGCGGTCGGTGCGGCGCTCAAGAGCATCCGGATCACCGGCAAGCTCGATTTCGCCAAGGCGGTGATCGAAGGCTATCGCTGCGGCAAGCGCGCCGTCTGGCTGCACGGCGAGGATTATGAGACGCTGCTGGCCGAGCCGATCGACGCCGCGCGCCGCCGGCTGAACATCACCCCGCCGGTGCAGTATCGGGTCGCGCAGGCCAGCCTCGCCGCGGCGGGACTGACCGGGATCTAG
- the dnaN gene encoding DNA polymerase III subunit beta: MKATIERATLLRGLSHVQSVVERRNTIPILSNVLIEAQAGGTMRLMATDLDLQIDETIPAAVDQPGAITVSAHTLFDIVRKLPEGSQVELSAAEGRITVNAGRAKFTLATLPRDDFPMIAEGELPTTFELPAETLKQIIDKTRFAISTEETRYYLNGIFLHVTDEAVPLMRAAATDGHRLARVTVARPDGAEAMPDVIIPRKCVAELRKLLDEVDGSVGVTLSTSKIRFDLGQAILTSKLIDGTFPDYSRVIPTANDKILKIDPKSFMEGVDRVSTIATEKTRAVKMGLDRDKIILSVTSPENGTAAEEVPGDYAALPFEIGFNSRYLMDILAQIEGDLVEVHLADAAAPTLIRENDQSPALYVLMPMRV, from the coding sequence ATGAAGGCGACGATCGAACGCGCAACTCTGTTGAGGGGCCTCAGCCACGTCCAGTCGGTGGTCGAGCGGCGCAACACGATCCCCATCCTCTCCAACGTGCTGATCGAGGCGCAGGCCGGCGGCACGATGCGGCTGATGGCGACCGATCTCGATCTCCAGATCGACGAGACGATCCCCGCCGCAGTCGACCAGCCCGGCGCGATCACCGTCTCGGCGCATACCTTGTTCGATATCGTGCGGAAGCTGCCCGAGGGGTCGCAGGTCGAGCTCAGCGCCGCCGAGGGACGGATCACGGTCAATGCCGGCCGCGCCAAGTTCACGCTGGCGACGCTGCCGCGCGACGATTTCCCGATGATCGCCGAGGGCGAGCTGCCGACGACGTTCGAGCTGCCAGCGGAAACGCTGAAGCAGATCATCGACAAGACCAGGTTCGCGATCTCGACCGAAGAAACGCGTTACTATCTCAATGGCATCTTCCTCCACGTGACGGATGAAGCCGTGCCGCTGATGCGCGCCGCCGCCACCGACGGCCACCGGCTCGCGCGCGTCACCGTCGCCCGCCCCGACGGCGCCGAGGCGATGCCCGACGTGATCATCCCGCGCAAATGCGTGGCCGAACTCCGGAAGCTGCTCGACGAGGTCGACGGTTCGGTCGGCGTGACGCTCTCCACGTCGAAGATCCGCTTCGATCTGGGCCAGGCGATCCTCACTTCGAAGCTGATCGACGGCACCTTCCCCGATTACAGCCGCGTCATCCCGACCGCGAACGACAAGATCCTCAAGATCGATCCCAAGAGCTTCATGGAGGGGGTCGATCGCGTCTCGACGATCGCCACCGAGAAGACGCGCGCGGTCAAGATGGGGCTAGATCGCGACAAGATCATCCTCTCGGTCACCAGCCCAGAAAACGGCACCGCTGCCGAGGAGGTGCCCGGCGACTATGCCGCGCTACCGTTCGAGATCGGCTTCAACAGCCGCTATCTGATGGACATCCTCGCGCAGATCGAAGGCGATCTGGTCGAAGTCCATCTCGCCGACGCGGCCGCGCCGACGCTGATCCGCGAGAATGATCAGTCGCCGGCGCTCTATGTGCTGATGCCGATGCGGGTCTGA